A region of the Pricia mediterranea genome:
ACATCATGGACGGTGGGCAGGCATTATTGCATGGGCCGTTTGATGGATGTTTCCCTTTTCGAGGTTCCTGAAGGCTGCTGCTCGGAAATGGCTCCGGATGGAGATGGTCGAATATCCCTGGTGGTAGTTGACGACGGACTAGAGATACCTTTGGAGGATAGTGGTGCCTGCTGTAGCGACGAGGTCGTGAGCCTCGCAGGACGTGACGACCTCAGATTGTCCTACAATGAGCTCGGCCTCGACCAACCCTTATTTTGGGATGCCGTTGCGCATTCCTATCCTTTACTACTTCAAACTACTACGGAACGGCATGTCCCCAACGTACACTACCCATCACCCGTTCTGGTCAAGGACATCCAGTTGCTTGACGGGGAATTTCTTATTTGAAGGCTGTCTTTCCGGCCTTTCCTCGTTGATGAAATAAACTTCGGCGGGAAGTTTCGCAACGCTCGAGTTCGTTTTAAAATCCCGGGACGCTCGCAGTGCTTCTCAATCCCAAGACCGTAAAATTTACCCTATTCCCACAAAGATAAAATATGAAACCCTGTCTATATATTATTCTGGCCTTCTGTCCGTTGCTATCCCTTTCACAGGACAAAGTCGAGGGCAAGGTCATGGAAGCGGATAACACGACCGCCATTAACGGACTTCCGGGCGCAAGCGTCTATTGGATGGATTCCCCCACAGGTACCGTCACGGATGCAGACGGCCTGTTCAGCATCCCCTATAAGAAAGAATACGACAAACTAATTATCAGCTATGTGGGGTTCGAACCGGATACCTTGACCATAAACGGACCCATGACGGTGCGACATTTTCTGCAACCGAGCAACGAGCTCGATGAGGTGGTGCTGGAACAAAAGCGCAAGGCGCTCCAAAAAAGCCATTTCAGTGCTCGAATCCCATGAAAGTGAAATCCGCCCTGGTCGCGGTAGGGCACGACACCAAGGAACTAAAGGCGAGCGATGAGGCCTATGAGTCGGTACACCCCTGCTGCAAGTACCGGGAAGATGGTTCCGATGACAGTGAACACCACGAGGATTAAGTTTCTGGAGCCAGGCCCTCTGCCCGTGCCGCTGGCCCGTGATTGCGAGCTTTGATTAACCATTGACCAGTTTACAGGTGCAAAAGTTTATAAAAACCATTTGATTGTCAATCCGCGTGTTGGCTATGGCAACGAATCGTTGTAAATTGACCTTTTACCCAATACCCCTTATATCCGGAGGCGTGTATGATTATGGCTTAAGAACAGAATTTGGAAACCGATCTCTTTGACATCAGCATAATCGGTGGCGGGATTGTAGGCTTGGCAACGGCCTACAAAATCCAAAAAAGCCGGCCCGACTTGAGATTGCTCATCCTCGAGAAGGAAGCGGTATTGGCCGCACATCAAACAGGCCATAATTCGGGAGTACTACATTCCGGTATCTATTACACGCCGGGGTCCCTAAAAGCTGAGAATTGTATAGACGGCCGTCGGCAAATGGTCGATTTTGCTTTTGAAAATGGCATAGACCACGATATCTGCGGAAAAATCATCGTAGCGTCCCAACTTGATGAGCTTCCCGCCATGGAAAAGGTCTATGCCAACGGAATCAAGAACGGATTGACCGGTGTCAGAAAAATTTCCCCCGAAGAAATTTCTGAAATCGAACCATTTTGCAAAGGTGTCGCGGGGCTTTGGGTGCCCGATGCGGGAATTATCGACTATGTCGCAGTAACACAAAAACTGGCAGAATTGGTGACGAAAATCAATCCCTATAGCGAAATACGCTTGGGCCATGCCGTCAAGTTTTTTTCGAAAGACGCTGCCCAGAACCTTGTGCATACTGACAACGCACATTTCCGGACCAAGAAAATGATATTTTGCGGTGGTCTTTTCGCCGACCGTCTGGCACGGCGGCAGGGGGTCTCGATACAAGAGAAAGTAGTTGGTTTCCGGGGAGACTACTACGAACTTACCGAAGGGGCGGAACATAAAATACGCAACCTGATCTATCCTGTCCCCAATCTTGATTTTCCATTTTTGGGAGTCCATTTTACCCGCATGACCGATGGCGGCATCGAATGCGGCCCCAATGCCGTGTTCACCTTTCAGAGGGAAGGGTATGGCAAGATGGATTTCAATCTCGAAGACACGCTCGATGCCCTATCCTATTCCGGTACTTGGCAGTTGTTCAAGAAGAACTGGCGCTTCGGAATCGGCGAATATCGAAGGGCGTTTTCCAAAAATCTTTTTTTAAAAACGCTGCAACGGCTTGTGCCCGATCTTTCCGAGCCCGATATTTGTCAAGGTAGAAGCGGCGTGCGTGCATTGTTGCTCAATAAGAGGGGCGACACCCGAACGGACTTTCGGATTGCCCGTGGCGAAGATAGCATTCACGTCTTAAACGCACCGAGTCCCGCTGCGACTGCCGCTTTGGCTATCGCGGATATAATCTGGAAGATGGCGGACAAGGAGTTTAGGCTTTAATTTGCTGATGCTAAGATCTAGGAAAGTCCCTGACTGGTCCCAATCTCGCAATCAACGGAAAATAAATCGCTGGAAGGTGAATAGAACCGATCATGCCGGTCGAATGTCATATTTATTTTTGCGACAATCAGTCTTATATTTCAGATTTCGTATGCCTATGCCTTATTCTGCTGAAAGTAATTCAAATACAAGGGTGTGATTTACATTTTTGCTCAAATATTACAAGGATATGACATGTTCAATGTCAATATATCGGTTTTTATGCTTAACATAGTATCATGAACGAAATTGAACAGCTGCTTCAGCACCTTAGAGGTCAACTCATGGAGCTTCTGCCGGGTATTATCATATCCTTCCTTATCCTTGCCATAGGCTATGGCATAGCTCGGCTAATCAAATACCTGACTTCCGTACTTTTCAACTATATGGGTAAGTTGGCGGGGCCAAGGGCCGGTAGCCTAAATCTCGGACAGGCCGGTTCCTTTTTAGGATCGGCTTTTTTTTGGTTGATTCTATTTTCGACCCTACTGCTGATTACCAATTATCTTGGAATGACGGTAATTACGGGTTGGTTTCAAGGGGTTATGCAGCATGTTCCCAATATACTGGCCGCCATCTTGATTATTTTCGCCTCGATTATGTTGGGAAATTTAGTATCCGATTTACTGACTTCCTTCGGTAAACGAACAGGATTTCACTACAGCCAAGCATTGATCAGAATTGTTCGTTTTATTCTTATTGCCCTTGCCGTAGTAATCGCCCTTGATCAGGTAGGCATTGAGATCTCGATCTTGAAAGACGTCATTGTTATCATCCTGGCGGCCTTGCTTTTTGGGGCCGCCCTTGCGTTCGGACTGGGTGCCCAAACCTCGATAAGCAACATCCTGTCGTCATTTTACGTACGCAAGATGTACAGCGTGGGAGACCAGATACGGATTGGAAAAACAAGCGGTAAAATTCTCAGTATCAATACCAATTCGGTAATTCTGGAAAACGGGAAGGGGCAGGTGACTATTCCGACAAAGGAGTTCAACGAAAGCAAATCCTATTTAATAAAGACAGACTAGGCGCATGGATTCGAACCAAATCATTCTAAACGATTTTATCACCAAACATCCTTTCGCCGCTGCAAAAGCTTTGGAGGTCTTGGGCCATGAAGATGTGGTGGAATTCTTACTTGCGCTGCCGTCACAGAAAGGCTTGAGGATGTTGTCACTCATGAACCCCAAAAATGCATCGGAGTGTTTTGTGCTATTACCGGCCAAACAGAGGGTCGAATATTTAGAAAAAGGAAGCCCTTCTGCCATGGCTGCCATCCTAAGAATGATCGATAACCCGTTGCACGACGAGCTGTTAAGGGCGATAGCCCCTGGTAAAGCCGTTCCCATCAAGCGGGAACTGGAGTTTAAGCCTAATACTGTCGGCCCCTTTGCGGACCCTGCGATGACGGTGCATAAGGCGACGAGCGTTGACAATGCGGTGGACATGCTCAAAAGAGAACGAACGTCAAGAAGTTCCGAACTATACGTTGTCGACTTGGACGGAATCTTCCAGGGCCTGGTAGAAACGACGGAACTACTGAGGGCCGAAAGGGCCGACATCGTTGAAACTATTATGGTCAAGACGTGTCCGAGATTTTCAGCCGATCAACCGATCAAGAGTGTATTGCACGATGATGCCTGGTTGCAGTACCGGCAGGTGCCCGTGGTAGATAGGGCGGACAAATTTATCGGGACCTTATCCTATAAAGCGGTAATGGCGATAGAAGGAAAACCAGAAGGTCTGACCAAAGATAGCATAAACGAAACTGCCGGTGCCCTGGGGGAGCTATATCGAATCGGATTAACAAGTTTGTTACAAAGCACAGGTAAATAATAGGATTATGGGCTCAGATGTCAAAATGATAGAGCGTACACTGTTGGATGAATATTTTTTTAAATTCCCTAAGGATGCCGCGCGCGTTCTGGACGCTATGCCTCCTGAAACGATTATAAACTATTTATCGGCCATGCCTCCTGAGGCGGCCGGCAGCATTTTTTTCCGATTGAATTCCGAAACGATAAGCGAATGTATCCCGGAAATGGATGACCGAATGTTCGTTCAATTTTTCGCCAAGGGCAATACCCATAGAACGGCCCGCTTACTTTCTCGTCACGACCGAGCAGCGGTAAGCGAAAAGCTCGCCCTTTTACCGGACATAGTCTCCCGGGAAATCCAGGATTTTATGAACTACAAGGAGGGAACGGCAGGCTACCTTATGGAAACTTCACTTATTACCTTCCATCCAGATAATTCGGTCGATGACGTTCTCACCAGATTACGTAGAATAGGCAACCGTAACGTTATGGTGGTTTATATCGTCGATGCAGAGGGAGCACTGTTGGGCAAGATTCCTGTGCAGCATATCGCCATATCACAACCTGACGTGCCTCTTGACAGCCTAATGGATAATGCACCTTCCGTTGACGCCATGTCAACTAGGGAAGAGGTACTGTCGGCAATAGAAAAGGGACACCTTTTACAGATACCGGTAACCGACATCAATAACAATCTTCTAGGAGTAATACGAAACGAGGCCCTGATGTCCGCCTCCAAGAAGGAGATATCGGAAAACCTACAGGCCATGTTCGGGGCAGGGCGGGAAGAACAAGCCCTGTCAAAGATTTCCTTTGCCGTTCGTAAAAGGTTGCCTTGGCTACAGGTCAATCTTGCTACCGCATTTCTTGCCTCCATGGTAGTCGGGCTGTTTGAGGATACCATTGCCAAGATTACGATCCTCGCCATTTTTCTTCCCGTAGTGGCCGGTCAATCGGGAAATACCGGCTCGCAGGCACTGGCCGTGACCATACGGGGATTGGCACTCAAGGAAATACGGATTTCCCAGTGGTTCAAGGTAGCGCGTAAAGAGCTCATGGTCGGCCTTATAAACGGGATTGCCGTAGCACTGACAACGGGCATAATAGTTTACTTTTGGTCCTCTTCATCGGGGATTGCCATTGTTATCGGGATATCTATGATCATATCCATGCTCATTGCCGGTTTTGCGGGCGCAATCATCCCAATAGCGTTGAAAGCGATAGGTCAGGATCCCGCCACTTCCTCGTCGATAATCTTGACGACGGTAACCGATATTTGTGGATTTCTAAGTTTTTTGGGCCTGGCTACGGCGCTATCTTCCGTGTTGGGAATAGTTTGATTTGTGGGGTCCACTACGGTCCTATGATAAGCCAACAAAAAAACCGCCCCGATAAGTGTATCGAGACGGTTTTTTGAAAATTCATACGCTACGCGTAAATTCTAGATTACATCATTCCGGGCATTCCGCCTCCGCCGCCCATGGGTGGGCCTGCAGGTGCCGATTCCTCTTTGATGTCGTTCAGGGCACATTCGGTGGTCAAGATCATTCCAGCTACCGAAGCCGCATTTTCCAATGCGATACGGGTCACTTTTGTTGGGTCTATGATACCGGCCTCAAACATCTGAACGTATTTATCGGACTTGGCATCGTAGCCATAGTCATCTTTACCGTCCAATACCTTGGCAGCGACTACAGAACCTTCGCCCCCGGCGTTCTCAACAATGATACGCAAGGGTGATTCGATGGCCCGTGCTACTATGTGCAATCCGGTTTCTTGATCGGCGTTTTCCGTCTTTACGTTGGAAAGCAACGACTTGGTTCGGATAAGGGCAACGCCGCCACCGGCAACGATTCCTTCTTCGACCGCTGCACGGGTGGAGTGCAGCGCATCGTCAACACGGTCTTTCTTCTCCTTCATTTCCACTTCGGATGCCGCACCCACATACAATACGGCCACTCCGCCGGCCAATTTGGCCAAACGCTCCTGAAGTTTTTCCTTGTCGTAATCGGATGTTGTCGTTTCGATCTGTGATTTGATCTGGTTGACACGGGTCTTGATGGCATCCTGGTCACCGCTACCGTTTACGATGGTAGTGTTGTCCTTATCGATGGATACTTTTTCACAACTGCCCAACATGTCGATTGTTGTATTTTCCAATGAGAAACCACGCTCTTCCGAGATTACGGTGCCCCCGGTCAAAATCGCAATATCTTCCAACATCGCTTTTCTTCGGTCACCGAAGCCCGGTGCTTTGACAGCGGCAATCTTCAACGAACCGCGCAATTTGTTTACGACCAAGGTAGCCAAGGCCTCTCCGTCTACGTCTTCCGCGATGATCAATAATGGTTTTCCGGACTGGGCTACCGGTTCCAAAACAGGTAGCAGATCCTTCATGGCAGAAATCTTCTTGTCGAACAAGAGGATATACGGATTCTCCAATTCAGAAACCATTTTCTCGGAATCGGTCACGAAGTAGGGCGAAAGATACCCTCTGTCGAACTGCATTCCCTCTACGACATCTACATAGGTGTCGGTTCCTTTTGCTTCTTCTACCGTGATTACCCCTTCCTTGCCTACTTTCCCGAAAGCTTCGGCTATGAGCTCGCCGATAGTCTCGTCGTTATTGGCGGAAATAGAAGCGACCTGCTTGATTTTGTCGGAAGAATCACCGACCTCTTTAGATTGTTTTCTAAGGTCTGCCACGATGGCCTCCACCGCTGCATCGATACCTCGCTTCAAATCCATTGGATTGGCGCCGGCGGCGACGTTTTTCAAACCTTCCTTAACGATGGATTGAGCCAAAACGGTAGCCGTTGTGGTACCGTCACCGGCAAGATCGTTGGTCTTAGAGGCCACTTCCTTTACCATTTGTGCGCCCATGTTCTCAAGGGCATCGGCCAATTCTATTTCTTTCGCTACGGAAACACCATCTTTGGTCACCTGTGGTGCCCCGAAAGATTTACTGATGATTACGTTGCGACCCTTGGGTCCCAAGGTTACTTTTACTGCATTTGCCAAAGCATCGACACCTCTCTTGAGGCCGTCGCGTGCTTCCAAATCAAATTTAATATCTTTTGCCATATTGAAAATTTTACTTTTTAAAATTTAATATCCCAATTTTCAAAATCCAAATTCCAATGTAAGGAATGGACTTTGAAGTAATTTTGGAATTTGGTAATTATTTTTTGGAATTTGGAATTTTTTAACCCGGGCCAGCTTAAATTATTGCTAGAACGTCACTCTCGCGCATCATCAAGTAATCGTTGCCCTCAAGTTTGAGTTCGGTCCCCGCGTATTTTCCGTAGAGCACTTTATCGCCGACCTTAACGGTTACTTTCTCATCTTTTGTTCCGGGTCCGACGGCTACGACTTTACCTTGTTGCGGTTTTTCTTTCGCCGTCTCGGGAATGTAAATACCAGACGCTGTTTTCGTCTCGGCTTCCATGGGCTCGATAAGCACTCGATCTGCCAATGGTTTAATGTTGACTTCTGCCATATTACTAGTTTTTAGTTTAAATGAATGAAATTCTCCCTGTCACTAGGCAGAAAGTATGCCATTGCCGAAAAACTGACACATTGTAAAATGAAAATGCCAGCTTGTCATTAAAGCTGGCATTTTGTGCGTATTCCTTTATTTTATTAGGTATCAAAGACTATCTGTCGAGCCGGACCCGTCAGTTGCAGGTGCCGATGGGGTGGTGGGAAGGGATTCGGGTACCTCCTCGGGGAGGGTCGTTTCGATGTCGTCGCCGTTTAACAGTTTGGAATCGCCTGCCCCAAAGTTCCCTTTTAAGGTGACGTTGGAGGCCAAAATCAAGACAACGAGCAAAATCGCCAAAGTCCACGTGCTTTTATCCAGAAAATCACCGGTTTTTTTGACCCCGCCTACCACTTGGCTGCCACCTCCGCCAAAGGAGGATGACAATCCGCCGCCCTTAGGATTTTGTACCATGATGACCAATACCAACAGAAAACAGACTATTATGATAAGAATTAAGAATATGGTAAACGTACTCATTGCGAAAAGTTAATGGTTAAAAGTCGGGTTTCGCCAAACTGTTAGGGTTTAAGGACAAAAGAGCCAAAAAAATTTAAGAATATTAAGAGCTATTGAGACCGGCAGAGCCACGCTATGTCATGGCAGCCGATGATTTATCAAGCGTTGTCGGTTTTCAATCGTTCTACGGATTTTATTCGATCTGCAAAGAAACCACTTTTTTCCGGATATTTCAAACTTAAAATTTTATAGGCCTGAATCGCTTTTTTGTACTTTTTCTGCTCGAGATATACCTTGGCCAAAGTCTCGGTCATCAGTTCTTTTTGGTCAAACTTCACCGAGTCGCCAATGATTACTTTGGGCGCCTCTTTTTCCGGTTTTATTTTCGGGTTATCGGCGATGAATTTATCGATAAGCTCGAATTTCTTCGATTTCTCGGGATTTTTTTCCAGAACAGAATCGATGGCATCCCTTCTTCGACCATCTGTTTTCCTGTCATTCGATCTCTTCTGCTTTCTTTTGACCGGTTTGGCGGTACTCAGCTGCAGCCATTCGCTGAACGAATACTTTTCTTTTTTAGTAAATGGGAGGGGTTCACCGAGTTCCAGTTTTTTGCGGGCCTGTTTCTTTTCTTCGGAGATGGCCGCGTCGATTTGGGGGTCTTTTGAGGCAAAGAGCTTGGGATCTAACAAAGCATCTGCCTCAGCTTTGGTAAATGGCAGGGATTCTTCTTGAATAACGTCTTTTCCAGAGGTATCCTTGGGAGTGTTTTCTCCAGAATCAAGATGAACGGAATTTCCGATTTGCTGCGGTGGGATTTCCCCCGATCGGCCGGGAACTACCTCCGGAAATGCGACCTCGATGTCATCCACGGGGGTTGGCGTATCCGATAAGCTGTCCGCGATACGGTTCTGAAGGAAGACTTCGGATGTGATAAGATCAAAAAGTACCTCCCGGTCGGTGGTGTAAGCCGCAGTAACCTTTAGGGCATTGTTGTATTTGAAACTGTTTAGACTTTTCAATCCCTTTAAATGCAGCGACCGGGCCGCTTGAAAATAAGGAAACTCTTCCAATATCTCTTCCAGTTGGTTGGTCTGTACGGGCGAGACCACCTTGTCAGGATGCCGCAATAGGTATGTGAGGTCTTTTGGGCTCATGTGTAATAGGGCTAAAAGAACAAGGACTGAAATTGGGATAGCAGGAAACGACTCCGTCATCGGTCATCCATCTTCCGTCTCTGCTCTTTATTCTCTTTTTTTCAACTACCAGTCCGCCAATGATTCATTAAAAATATCTTGGGTAATCCGTTCAAAAATGACTTCGAGGGCCTCGCTTTTGATGGCCGAGGGCTGGGTCGCCGCGGGAAAATCATAAAAGAAAGAGAAACGCTGTTCGAAATCCGCATCCTCTTTGGTCTTGTTGTAAAAACGGACGTTCACTGCCATCGACAACCGGTTTTGGGCGGCCGTCTGCTGGGCGGTGGCGCTCATAGGGGCAATGCGATATTCCACAATTTCACCTTCGTAGAGCAGGTCGCCACCGTTGCTGGTGAGATCGAGACTCGTCTGGTTAAGTATTCGGTCTTGCAAGGCCTGGGTAAAATCACGTTCCAGTCCCGGTTCAAACACGGAACCGGGATTCTGGGTGGCGTAATTTTGAAACCTCGGTACCGAAAAGGTCGTCGCCGTTCCCACATCGCCCCCGGTAAAATTGTAAATGCCGCAACCGTTTAGGCCAAGGGCAATAAAAAAGATGATTAGGATACGTTTGGACTGTCTCAATTGTTTTAAGCTATGGTGTTAAAAATTCCAAATTCCAAATTCCAAATTCCAAATTCCAAATTCCAAATTCGGGTTTTTAAGTTTATTGTTTCGTAAGCCGCCTTAAAAGTATATCATCGTCTGTACCTAACAGCCAGTCGAGATGTTTTTTGGTTTGACTTTCGATGGTAATTCGATGGTGTTCGGTAGCACCGCTAGAAATGATAAAGACGCCCTTTAGTCTTCTAAAGGGACAATCATCTTCCGTAATTCCTAGGCCTTTCCTCCCTTGTCTTCTTTTTCTCTCTTCCCTGGTCTTTTCTCTTTCTATCCTTGCTCTTTTCTCCTGCCTCTTCTTTACAGGTCGTACTGTTTGATCTTCCGATAAAGTGTCCGCTCCGAAATACCGAGTTCGGCAGCGGCGGCCTTTCGTTTGCCTTGGTTGCGCTCTAACGATTTTTTGATAAGCTCCACTTCCTTTTCCTGTAAAGATAAGGTTTCTTCTTCCTCTATCTCTTCGGCGAAATGGTATTTGTCTTCCTGGGGGGGCTTACGTTGCGGACCAGGCGCGTCGTGTTCGGGAAGCTGCAATACTTCCAATGGGTCGCGGTCGTCTTCAACGGCGTTCTGCCCATT
Encoded here:
- a CDS encoding LptE family protein; translation: MRQSKRILIIFFIALGLNGCGIYNFTGGDVGTATTFSVPRFQNYATQNPGSVFEPGLERDFTQALQDRILNQTSLDLTSNGGDLLYEGEIVEYRIAPMSATAQQTAAQNRLSMAVNVRFYNKTKEDADFEQRFSFFYDFPAATQPSAIKSEALEVIFERITQDIFNESLADW
- the secG gene encoding preprotein translocase subunit SecG, which translates into the protein MSTFTIFLILIIIVCFLLVLVIMVQNPKGGGLSSSFGGGGSQVVGGVKKTGDFLDKSTWTLAILLVVLILASNVTLKGNFGAGDSKLLNGDDIETTLPEEVPESLPTTPSAPATDGSGSTDSL
- a CDS encoding co-chaperone GroES, with the translated sequence MAEVNIKPLADRVLIEPMEAETKTASGIYIPETAKEKPQQGKVVAVGPGTKDEKVTVKVGDKVLYGKYAGTELKLEGNDYLMMRESDVLAII
- a CDS encoding mechanosensitive ion channel family protein is translated as MNEIEQLLQHLRGQLMELLPGIIISFLILAIGYGIARLIKYLTSVLFNYMGKLAGPRAGSLNLGQAGSFLGSAFFWLILFSTLLLITNYLGMTVITGWFQGVMQHVPNILAAILIIFASIMLGNLVSDLLTSFGKRTGFHYSQALIRIVRFILIALAVVIALDQVGIEISILKDVIVIILAALLFGAALAFGLGAQTSISNILSSFYVRKMYSVGDQIRIGKTSGKILSINTNSVILENGKGQVTIPTKEFNESKSYLIKTD
- the mgtE gene encoding magnesium transporter; this translates as MGSDVKMIERTLLDEYFFKFPKDAARVLDAMPPETIINYLSAMPPEAAGSIFFRLNSETISECIPEMDDRMFVQFFAKGNTHRTARLLSRHDRAAVSEKLALLPDIVSREIQDFMNYKEGTAGYLMETSLITFHPDNSVDDVLTRLRRIGNRNVMVVYIVDAEGALLGKIPVQHIAISQPDVPLDSLMDNAPSVDAMSTREEVLSAIEKGHLLQIPVTDINNNLLGVIRNEALMSASKKEISENLQAMFGAGREEQALSKISFAVRKRLPWLQVNLATAFLASMVVGLFEDTIAKITILAIFLPVVAGQSGNTGSQALAVTIRGLALKEIRISQWFKVARKELMVGLINGIAVALTTGIIVYFWSSSSGIAIVIGISMIISMLIAGFAGAIIPIALKAIGQDPATSSSIILTTVTDICGFLSFLGLATALSSVLGIV
- a CDS encoding carboxypeptidase-like regulatory domain-containing protein, which encodes MKPCLYIILAFCPLLSLSQDKVEGKVMEADNTTAINGLPGASVYWMDSPTGTVTDADGLFSIPYKKEYDKLIISYVGFEPDTLTINGPMTVRHFLQPSNELDEVVLEQKRKALQKSHFSARIP
- the groL gene encoding chaperonin GroEL (60 kDa chaperone family; promotes refolding of misfolded polypeptides especially under stressful conditions; forms two stacked rings of heptamers to form a barrel-shaped 14mer; ends can be capped by GroES; misfolded proteins enter the barrel where they are refolded when GroES binds), translating into MAKDIKFDLEARDGLKRGVDALANAVKVTLGPKGRNVIISKSFGAPQVTKDGVSVAKEIELADALENMGAQMVKEVASKTNDLAGDGTTTATVLAQSIVKEGLKNVAAGANPMDLKRGIDAAVEAIVADLRKQSKEVGDSSDKIKQVASISANNDETIGELIAEAFGKVGKEGVITVEEAKGTDTYVDVVEGMQFDRGYLSPYFVTDSEKMVSELENPYILLFDKKISAMKDLLPVLEPVAQSGKPLLIIAEDVDGEALATLVVNKLRGSLKIAAVKAPGFGDRRKAMLEDIAILTGGTVISEERGFSLENTTIDMLGSCEKVSIDKDNTTIVNGSGDQDAIKTRVNQIKSQIETTTSDYDKEKLQERLAKLAGGVAVLYVGAASEVEMKEKKDRVDDALHSTRAAVEEGIVAGGGVALIRTKSLLSNVKTENADQETGLHIVARAIESPLRIIVENAGGEGSVVAAKVLDGKDDYGYDAKSDKYVQMFEAGIIDPTKVTRIALENAASVAGMILTTECALNDIKEESAPAGPPMGGGGGMPGMM
- a CDS encoding HYC_CC_PP family protein, producing the protein MTKGLHRILSVAMTLLLLVATTSWTVGRHYCMGRLMDVSLFEVPEGCCSEMAPDGDGRISLVVVDDGLEIPLEDSGACCSDEVVSLAGRDDLRLSYNELGLDQPLFWDAVAHSYPLLLQTTTERHVPNVHYPSPVLVKDIQLLDGEFLI
- a CDS encoding CBS domain-containing protein, translated to MDSNQIILNDFITKHPFAAAKALEVLGHEDVVEFLLALPSQKGLRMLSLMNPKNASECFVLLPAKQRVEYLEKGSPSAMAAILRMIDNPLHDELLRAIAPGKAVPIKRELEFKPNTVGPFADPAMTVHKATSVDNAVDMLKRERTSRSSELYVVDLDGIFQGLVETTELLRAERADIVETIMVKTCPRFSADQPIKSVLHDDAWLQYRQVPVVDRADKFIGTLSYKAVMAIEGKPEGLTKDSINETAGALGELYRIGLTSLLQSTGK
- the lhgO gene encoding L-2-hydroxyglutarate oxidase, which encodes METDLFDISIIGGGIVGLATAYKIQKSRPDLRLLILEKEAVLAAHQTGHNSGVLHSGIYYTPGSLKAENCIDGRRQMVDFAFENGIDHDICGKIIVASQLDELPAMEKVYANGIKNGLTGVRKISPEEISEIEPFCKGVAGLWVPDAGIIDYVAVTQKLAELVTKINPYSEIRLGHAVKFFSKDAAQNLVHTDNAHFRTKKMIFCGGLFADRLARRQGVSIQEKVVGFRGDYYELTEGAEHKIRNLIYPVPNLDFPFLGVHFTRMTDGGIECGPNAVFTFQREGYGKMDFNLEDTLDALSYSGTWQLFKKNWRFGIGEYRRAFSKNLFLKTLQRLVPDLSEPDICQGRSGVRALLLNKRGDTRTDFRIARGEDSIHVLNAPSPAATAALAIADIIWKMADKEFRL